In the genome of Microcoleus vaginatus PCC 9802, the window AATATTTTGATTTGGTGGGACTCGATTTGTCGGCGAGTGTTTATGGGAATGGTTATCGCAGCGAGGTGAATTTGGCGGCTTTGGACTGGATGAGTACAGTTGCTCAAAAGTTGCAACGGGGATATTTATTAACTATTGATTACGGTTATCCGGCGCACCGCTATTACAATCCGAGGCGCAGGGAGGGGACGCTACAGTGTTATTATCGCCACCGATATCACAGCAATCCTTATATTAATGTGGGGCGGCAGGATTTAACGGCTCATGTTGATTTTACGGCGTTAGAAAAGCAGGGGGAATTGTGCGGTTTGGATGTGGTAGGGTTTACTCAACAGGCTTTGTTTTTGATGGCGTTGGGTTTGGGCGATCGTATTGCTTCTCTGTCTACAAATGATGCGGAAGTATTGGATTTGGCAACGTTTTTGCGCCGACGGGAGGCTTTGCATCAGTTGATCGATCCGATGGGTTTGGGGGGTTTTGGGGTTTTGGTGCAGTGTAAGGGGTTGAGGGAGGAGGAAAAGGGGAGAATTCTGAAGGGTTTGATGGTGCCTTAAGTTAACTACAATCAGCAACACGCACTCTTTTCCAATTACTTTTGTCATCACTTAAGCGCACTGACTCAGTGGCGGAAATTCCCATTTTCCCGAATATAAAGTAGATGGCAGCTTTAAACAATAAGCAGCCGGAATCACCTCAATTAGCCACCAATTAAACATATCTCGTCTGGCTTCAGTAAAACCAGAAATGGCATCACCAGTAATGCCATCATACAAAATATCCAAGATGGCATTATAGGCTGTTTTGGTGTTGAGTGTTTGCAGCAAGCCGTAGAAGATATTATAAGCTTCGTTACTAGCTTGATATTTTCCACTTTTGTTGATATTAGGAAACAAGGTATCAGCCCAAGTTTCTGGGATTTCACAGCCATCCTTAAGCCAACAAGATACAATTGCTTCAACGATATCAGCTTTGTGTTCTTCAGGAAAGTAATGTTTAATGGTCGGTTTAGCTGCTAATGCTATTCCATAAGCCATATAGACGTATCGCTGATGGGATATTGCATCATTAGCCATTCCAAAGGCTGTCATTACTTCTACAAAAGCTTCTTCTACATTGCACTTTCCACCTGTTTCGTATAAATCGTCATATTTTCTGTCCCACACCGTCTGAAGTGTTTGCTGTAATTGCTCTGGAATAGTTGAGTTGCTGGGCAATTTAAAATCGGTGTAGTGACCTAGATCAAACTTTATCATTGACTTTCTATCCTGATGTATTTTATTTAATTATAAACAAAGAAAAAGCTACTCTTAAGCTTCCTATCTACCGCCCCATTTTAAATTAACTGCAAACTCTGCTCGAATCCCTCGGATTCAGCCCATTTTAATCGTTGTTGAATTGACATCCCCTGCAACGTTTTACTCATTTCATATAAATCAACTTTAATATAATCCTCCTGAAATAGCGGAATCAGAGACTTAACAACAGCAGCAATTCCATCGGGCGGAACTGCATTACCTATTTGTCTTCTCACCTCAGTTATCGAACCTTCAAATATGAAGTTATCAGGAAATGTTTGCAACCTTGCTCTCTCTCGGTTAGTCAATGCTCTCGGTTCTTTATAATGATATCCCCAAGTGCCACCGCCGCCACCAGCAATGATTGTGCTAGAGGGTTGATTCGGATCTAATCTCCGATAAACGTGACTGATCAAGCCTTTAACGTAGAGTGGACTATTTCTGGGAATATCACTAAAATTTCCACCGGGTTTTATCTGTGCCAATCTTTGTTGAGTTTTTGGATGAATTTTATGATTTTCATTGTTTTCTCGTACTTTCTCGACACCTTTAAGTGCTGCAGCAGCAGTTCGGTAAGGCTTACGATTTAGTCCATATTCAGGTTGAGGATGAATAAAGTTAAATCCTGTATCCTTCCGAATTCCGACTAATAACACTCTTTCCCGAAATTGCGGAACTCCGTAATCTGCAAAGTTGTATAGCTTAGGCTTGACTAAGTATCCAGGTTCTACTATGTTTTCAAAATCCTGTATAATCTGCTTGATAGCCTGATGATTATTAGCACTCAACAAACCTTTGACATTTTCAGCCACAAATGCTTTAGGCTGTTTCTGTTTAACAAACTCTCGGAAGTATGTGTACAAATTTCCTCTCTCTACATCCAGTCCGTAACGCTTCCAAATCAGAGAAAAATCTTGACAGGGAAAACCTCCAATAATAAGATCTGCATCGGGAACTTCTTGTTTAATATTAATTTTTTCTATTGAGTTATGGGTAATTACCCGAGAAATATTATTTTTGAAAGTCTCGCAAGCATATTTATTTGAGTCTATTGCCCAAACTACTTCAAATCCCGCCATCTTAAATGGCAAATCCATGCCACCGCAACCTGAAAACAAGGATATCAGTTTTGGTGGCTTCTCCCAGGTAGGCTTGAGACGTTCGAGTGACATAGAGGCGATCGCTTCCTTTTAGCCTCCTTTCCTACTGAGGCAGTAACAGCTTTTTCATCATAGATGAGGGATCACAGCCTAAATGTAAAGCTTTGTAACAGAAAATTTGTGGGGTGGTCGCAGCCGGGAGAGCCGGCTATAATCACAATACAGGTAAAATTACAACAAATAATTTATGCAGGTAGCCGCTCGAAGTGACACTGGCACAGGCATCAAAGCAATACTGGGTTTGACAGAGGAGATGCGGATTGGGACAACCTCCTCAGACCCCTATTTGGGTTCTCCAACCTTTGACGAGGTGCCGTTTCACGTTCATGTAGGATGCAGGCCCGCTTTGGGTACGTATATCATTATCGTGGGTGATGCTGACGAGTTTGTTCACTACGGACGCATCATCAGCGGTACGGAAGATAACCCGCGTGCCAACCCATCATCCTTGCAACAAAATCAGGCTTATCAAGTAGGTTCGAGAGATCCGAGACCAACGGATAAAGCACCTCACGTTACCCGCGTGATGGCCGCCGAAGTATTGGGCGAAATACACCTGCACGATGACAAAAATATAACTGTCAAAGAGCCAAATCAGTTAGCACAAACTGGCAAAGGTGTCTATGAATTACCAGCAAATAAGATTCCGCAGTTGCTCAATATTCCCGACTCATCCGATCAGGGATTTCACATTGGGCGAGTCGAATCGGGGAATAGTTCAGTAGACTTTATATTGCCAATGGAGGCGATTGCGCGACACCTGGCAGTAGTGGGAAAAACTGGTGTAGGTAAAAGCTATTTTGTCGGGGTTTTGGTGGAGGAATTGGTACGACATGGCATTCCCGTCATTGCCTTTGACGTGCTCGGCGATATGGTCAAAGCAACAGAAGATTTGGGAGGTTGCAACTTTAAAGCCGGAGAAAACTTTCGAGTACCCTATTCAGTTATTGGAGTGAAGGAATTTCTGGGATTTGTCCCAAATTTGACACCCGACCAAATGGAGATAGTGTCTTTTGCTTATGATGCTCTGTTCAACAAAGCATTCAAAACTTTAGACGAGACAGCAGCAGTCAACATTCCCATTAAAAATCTACTCGGCGAAATTCAGAACCTAGCGACAGAATTTGGTCAAACTGCCGTAGGAGGGCGGGCGACAAAGAAGGTTGAAACTGCTTTCAACCGTAACTCGCTTTTAACTGCCAAAACCGAAGAATGGTTGAGCGAATTTGTAAAGAAACCGATAACTAACATCTTTGTCGGACATTTGAGCCAACAGCAGCGGAACTTAATAGTAGGAGCAACAGCCCGAATGCTGCAAGCACTCCGAAAGCGAGAACAAGTTCCGCCCTTTGTATTTGTTCTGGATGAAGCTCATTTCTTCTTGCCGTCAGGAGGAGAAACAACGCCATCAACTTTGGTGATTCGAGAGATGATCCGCACTGCCCGCCACGACGGAATCGGGATCGCATTAATTACTCAAAGTCCAGCATCTATGGACAAACAAGTCATTTTAACGTGCAATACGCGGGTAGTTTTTGCCCTCGATCCAGATGACCTCAGATTAGTGTCCGGTACGATGGGAGATGTTTCAGAAGAGATGAAAGCCCGCATTCCCAAATTAGCAAAAGGAACTGCCATTATCTCGTCTGCTACCGATATCATGCGCCATCCAGCGCTTATTAAAGTTCGCCAGCGCCAAACCAGGCACGGCGCGCCAACGCCCAACTTAGCAGAGGAGGTAATGAAATGGCGAAAGATGCAGGAATTCTAATTCAAAATGTTATGGAATTGCTGGAGAAAGAGCCAGATGGATTAGAATTTGCAGAGATTGTCGAACAACTCAGTCGAGTCCAAGATGTAGGCTCAGAAAGAGGTGTACGCAATCTCTTAAACAGACTTGCAAAAGAAGGAAAGCTAATTAGACGCAAAGGTTGGAGTACAAAACCGGGCGCACAGCCTTATATTTACTGTCACCCTAAAACCCAACCGCGCCAACTTGAAATTCCTGGTATTAAAGAGTATCGAATTTATACGAAAACAGAGTTTGAAATTGGGGAATTAAATCAGGAAGAACGGCAGCAACAGCAAAAAGCAGTTTCTGTTTTAGAAAGTATCGCCAGCGGTCATTTACATCAAGAATTTTACGCGCGAGCAATTATTGAAGCTGCACCTAAGTTAGCAGCAGAAAATCCGGTAGAGTTAGTAGTTGGGATGGCGCGTTGGGTAGTTGACGATCTGAACACACTGGCGACTGAAATAGAGCGCAAATTGAAACGCGGGGCAGTAGATGAATCGAAAAAAATGGCTGTGAAACTAGATTCGCAGTTAGGATGGGCAAAGCGTTATTTTCAAGAATTCTGGAAGCTGTACGATCGCGTCGAAGAACTGCCTGGTATTTT includes:
- a CDS encoding ATP-binding protein, producing MQVAARSDTGTGIKAILGLTEEMRIGTTSSDPYLGSPTFDEVPFHVHVGCRPALGTYIIIVGDADEFVHYGRIISGTEDNPRANPSSLQQNQAYQVGSRDPRPTDKAPHVTRVMAAEVLGEIHLHDDKNITVKEPNQLAQTGKGVYELPANKIPQLLNIPDSSDQGFHIGRVESGNSSVDFILPMEAIARHLAVVGKTGVGKSYFVGVLVEELVRHGIPVIAFDVLGDMVKATEDLGGCNFKAGENFRVPYSVIGVKEFLGFVPNLTPDQMEIVSFAYDALFNKAFKTLDETAAVNIPIKNLLGEIQNLATEFGQTAVGGRATKKVETAFNRNSLLTAKTEEWLSEFVKKPITNIFVGHLSQQQRNLIVGATARMLQALRKREQVPPFVFVLDEAHFFLPSGGETTPSTLVIREMIRTARHDGIGIALITQSPASMDKQVILTCNTRVVFALDPDDLRLVSGTMGDVSEEMKARIPKLAKGTAIISSATDIMRHPALIKVRQRQTRHGAPTPNLAEEVMKWRKMQEF
- the dcm gene encoding DNA (cytosine-5-)-methyltransferase; this translates as MSLERLKPTWEKPPKLISLFSGCGGMDLPFKMAGFEVVWAIDSNKYACETFKNNISRVITHNSIEKINIKQEVPDADLIIGGFPCQDFSLIWKRYGLDVERGNLYTYFREFVKQKQPKAFVAENVKGLLSANNHQAIKQIIQDFENIVEPGYLVKPKLYNFADYGVPQFRERVLLVGIRKDTGFNFIHPQPEYGLNRKPYRTAAAALKGVEKVRENNENHKIHPKTQQRLAQIKPGGNFSDIPRNSPLYVKGLISHVYRRLDPNQPSSTIIAGGGGGTWGYHYKEPRALTNRERARLQTFPDNFIFEGSITEVRRQIGNAVPPDGIAAVVKSLIPLFQEDYIKVDLYEMSKTLQGMSIQQRLKWAESEGFEQSLQLI